The genomic DNA cctgtacatgtttaaaaggtttattattgtgtatctttgctttgaaagtagcaaagcatttTTGGTAGGCACGCCGAAGAATTTTGTGGTTAAATTTAGCCGTTTTTGGCACGCCAGCCGTAAAAGGTTGCCCACTCCTGGACTAGGTGCTATGTTTGAATTTAAGAAAAGTTTAGAAAAAAGCTTTATAATGTAAAATTTGCTGGTGAGTGGTTATGTTCGAATCTGTTACTATAGAATTTTGATGCCGATCACTGAGGGGAAATCCGAAGATGGCATCCAGGGGCCGCGACGTACCGAAGGGGTGGTTTTGTGAATCGGAAccgcaccccccccccccccccactttcaaaatgtagaaaagataaaaagcattttttgttCTAGACTTGTCAAaaggggtgcatgtcgcacatttGTATTTTAGGCCAGTACGGTCTTGTGCACGAGTCCCGTTTCCAACattaaaattgtcaattttttatattgcttaCTACTACATGactaataaacatatatacatatttcgACACAGTTTGTTGAAACCAATTGTTAAACCAGAATGATTTCGATGGTTTGTCAAAAGTCTTGGTCAGATGATCATGTGCAATTAATTGTTCTTTAGTTGCAATTTATGCTGTTTTAACGATTTGCGCACCTGGGTGTGTTTGACACCCCCTTGAAATCGTAACAAATTAATAACACTTTATATAATTGAAGCCGGTTGCACTTTTTAAAGCCATGCACAGAATAATTTTTCCTTTAATAAAGGGTTGATTTGGTTCTGTAGGTTCACAAAAATTAGGAAACACATAACTggactgaaataattttatcctTCACATTACACGCAGCTCAGGTAATCTGAAAGGTAAAGCAAAAACAGGGACAAATGTTTGCCGTCGAcaacatgttgaaaataaataGACCACCAGTTTTCCACAACAATTTTATTGCATCTTGTCTCTCACAACCAACAGGTCCTTGCTAAAAACTACAAGGATGGTCACCTTAAATTCAATCTGTTGTGATATATGTATTGACTAATTTACAATGCTTCCGTGAATTCATAATACAAGACTGCTGTTCATTTATTTGTCACTGCGCAAAAGCGTCTCAAATAGACTTTAACATTGAGGTGTGACGGTAGCAGGCCATAGCCTCCATTAGATTCCAATGCTATTTTACACACCATCAGCAAAATACATCACCCCACCCAAGGGagttcaacaaaaaatattccgggcacaaaataaatattccaaaactaaAACATACTCCACTCAAAATAAGTTTCTGTGAAACACAATCTCATATAGCCTACTGTCAAAAAAGTGTTGTCCATGACAGTGGTGTACTACCTTATTATTTTGAAGAACGACATAGGGCAAATATTAGTCATTACTGTTGAATGAGCAATGTGATCTCCTAActgaattgaaatataattacTAATAAAAATCCCACAAAATATAACAGAGTGTCCATAATTTgtcataaaatataactttttgtCTTCTTCAAAATTAGATTTGACTGGGTTCAGTGTAGTCTGGGTCCCATTATAAGTATAACTTCAAAGAGTATTATAAATCTTCTAAAACTGTccttaaaaagaaaaaattaaaacttttgaGTCTTTCATCAAATCCTGTCACAACACAAAAAATCTGATACACAATGAATATTGCCTAAAATAAAACCTCAAGCCCAAATCAAATTTCCTTGATTTgaagataaaataatacacaCCCATGATTGTTATCCAATTATAAACACAAAGAGATTTTTACTTCTTTCCACCCCAACCCCAGAAACTTTTAATGTATCCAGAAATGCCCTGAGCTTTGGCTTTTGATGCAATTTTATCATCTAGTGATGGGAAAGTTACATGATTCAGGGCTAAATCAAAAAACAGAGGCTTGTTCGGAACAGGAACAAAAGATGGTGGAAAATGAGAAGTTAATTTGGGGGAAACTTCTGCTGTTTTCGAACCGCTAGACGCCTGGGCTGGGAAGGAACTGCTGTCAAAGTAATTGTCCAAATTATCCATAAAAACTTCATTTGGCTGCAACATCTTGCTTTCAAATTCATCATTTTCTGCAGTGGACTCGCTCGCCTGCATAACCGCAGATGCATGAACGTGGTATTTATTGAATGCAATAGTTTCAACAAGGCCATCAAGTTGTTCAACATTGATGAAGTGTTCCTCTGAACCTCTATTAATTCCTTTTAATCCGTCGATGGCCTTCTTGGCGTGTGTGAGAACTTTTTCATACAGGGCCATTGCTTCTTTCCATTTACCTTGTTCACCATATGCCTCAGCAacataaaaacatttcaaacccCTGAAAGCTTGTTCCTGGGTCGACATTGCATCTAAGAGGTCAAGGTCTTCTGATAATCCTTTCATGGTTGGAATCTCAAGTATATTTTGCAAGATGATGTCATAAAGTCGAATGAAATCGCTCAATTTCACTTTTCGTACTGACAAATTAGCTTTGGGTGACTGCATTGTACTTTCAGCAGTGATTTCGTTCCTTTTCAGAACAGTCAACCTGGCTGGAGATTTGGATTCAAGGTCCTCTGCCATCAGTAAATTTCTTTTGACTGTCATTAAGATGCAAGTATAATTCAGATAGGTATACAATAGATCCAAGTTTGAAACCACATTTTTATCTTGGCTTTTGTCAAGATTAATTTCTTCACGAACACACTGTAATGCATCTTTACATTCAGTTAGAATAGATTCAAACATTTCAAGCTGTTCttctttacttttattttcttccatttctttttcaaatgaCTTTTGAGATAACAAAAATATCCTAACTTTGTTATTTTTCACAGGAATGGTGTGCTTTTTCCACACAAACTCACTCATTGATGTAGCTTTTTGCTCTTTTGCTTGAATTACTAAAGAATCAAGCTTATCAGCTAAAAGCACATCTTGTTTATGAGAAGCTCGAAGCTGAAGTAGATCATCCATCGCAGACTGATCACCAATATTGTATGCACAATATCTTATATTCGGTGATATATCATCCATCATTTGGTCATAAATAACACGCTCCTCTTTAGATTTTGTTTCACAAAGTTTGCCATAAATTGTTTTTGATGCGTTGAAAAGCTCCATCGCAACTTTCCAATTTTGAcactcaaaacaaaaaataccatTTATGT from Styela clava chromosome 12, kaStyClav1.hap1.2, whole genome shotgun sequence includes the following:
- the LOC120329684 gene encoding signal recognition particle subunit SRP68-like — its product is METSAQTVDEVVEGETEQQNEKELSTFGVDILHVIKEAQAQHGLRHGDYQRYHGYCNRRIRRLRKVLGLKMGEKKKVVPKVINESLMTDSRYILLIVMAVERAWSYAMQLKQEASDNLRKRHHMIQRMKKATFQAEHLNNLCEKSPIVDARTKLEAKAYASYINGIFCFECQNWKVAMELFNASKTIYGKLCETKSKEERVIYDQMMDDISPNIRYCAYNIGDQSAMDDLLQLRASHKQDVLLADKLDSLVIQAKEQKATSMSEFVWKKHTIPVKNNKVRIFLLSQKSFEKEMEENKSKEEQLEMFESILTECKDALQCVREEINLDKSQDKNVVSNLDLLYTYLNYTCILMTVKRNLLMAEDLESKSPARLTVLKRNEITAESTMQSPKANLSVRKVKLSDFIRLYDIILQNILEIPTMKGLSEDLDLLDAMSTQEQAFRGLKCFYVAEAYGEQGKWKEAMALYEKVLTHAKKAIDGLKGINRGSEEHFINVEQLDGLVETIAFNKYHVHASAVMQASESTAENDEFESKMLQPNEVFMDNLDNYFDSSSFPAQASSGSKTAEVSPKLTSHFPPSFVPVPNKPLFFDLALNHVTFPSLDDKIASKAKAQGISGYIKSFWGWGGKK